A region from the Caldisalinibacter kiritimatiensis genome encodes:
- a CDS encoding methyl-accepting chemotaxis protein encodes MKKAQSLKGIKNKGKKIRNKIVLILMIAVIIPLILLGIFSYQKSLTIIKRNLSTTTSQALEKINESITLFLKGIEHQVITMASNSSFAQIDEKTMVVKEEKTIFREHPKKQVALELLKNTHSSNPNLLWTYFGSSNGNMYIYPKDELPDDYDPRDRPWYKKAVENEDKVVWTEPYADASTGEMVITAAKAVVEYGKVVGVVGIDISLKDLADSLSNTKVGKSGYIFATDKNGTMIFHPNKELVGTDAALKQEFWEYAKSNKEGFSEYTYENEKNFLSFNTNEVTEWKLFSILQYSELTEDTNVIAFFTLIIGLIGIIIAIIIAFIFASNVSKPINLLKQSFAKASNGDLTKTVNVKSKDEIGQIGERFNVMLDKFSILIKAIKKSSNVVLRTSESLRDITEQTATAADEVANTIEEIAKSTEEQARDTEKGAVEVNTLAKKIELVSSSADSMSKISNNANQLTDKGLQIVKILIEKNEDNRRSSEEVNELVLRVDKSTEEIGVITDTISEIAEQTNLLALNAAIEAARAGEYGEGFAVVAEEVRKLAEQASNATNEIKELISGIQAQSSNAVKSMEKAKIVVQDQDKAVNETKDIFTQISDSVKILIEKMIEVKNYSDDMTEKKNEIVGIIENLSAASEQTSAATQQVSASTEEQLATMEEAKSYSEELNTLAKELEDAINKFKIEDDKKE; translated from the coding sequence ATGAAAAAAGCTCAATCGTTAAAAGGCATAAAGAATAAAGGCAAAAAAATAAGAAATAAGATAGTATTAATTTTAATGATAGCTGTAATCATACCTCTTATATTATTAGGTATTTTTTCATATCAAAAATCATTGACAATAATAAAAAGGAATTTATCTACTACAACTTCACAGGCATTAGAAAAAATAAATGAATCAATTACTTTGTTTTTAAAAGGGATTGAGCATCAAGTAATTACAATGGCAAGTAATTCAAGTTTTGCACAAATAGATGAAAAAACAATGGTTGTTAAAGAAGAAAAAACGATATTTAGGGAACACCCAAAAAAACAAGTTGCTTTAGAACTATTGAAAAATACCCATTCTAGTAATCCAAATCTGCTGTGGACATATTTTGGGAGTTCAAATGGTAATATGTATATTTATCCTAAAGATGAACTTCCAGATGATTACGACCCTAGAGATAGACCTTGGTATAAAAAAGCAGTAGAAAATGAAGATAAAGTAGTTTGGACAGAACCATATGCAGATGCAAGTACAGGTGAAATGGTGATTACAGCTGCCAAAGCAGTAGTTGAATATGGCAAAGTTGTTGGAGTTGTAGGTATTGATATAAGTCTTAAGGATTTAGCCGATAGTTTGTCCAATACGAAAGTAGGTAAAAGTGGATACATATTTGCTACTGATAAAAATGGAACAATGATTTTTCATCCTAATAAAGAATTAGTAGGAACTGATGCAGCATTAAAGCAAGAATTTTGGGAATATGCAAAATCTAATAAAGAAGGTTTTTCTGAATATACTTATGAAAATGAAAAGAATTTTTTAAGTTTCAATACTAATGAAGTAACTGAATGGAAATTGTTTTCTATTTTACAATATAGTGAACTTACAGAAGATACAAATGTTATAGCTTTTTTTACATTAATCATTGGTTTAATAGGAATTATTATAGCTATAATTATAGCGTTTATATTTGCTTCAAATGTTTCTAAGCCTATAAACTTATTAAAACAATCTTTTGCTAAAGCTTCTAATGGTGATTTAACTAAAACAGTTAATGTTAAATCAAAGGATGAAATAGGGCAAATAGGAGAAAGATTTAATGTAATGTTGGACAAATTTAGTATTTTAATAAAAGCTATAAAAAAATCATCTAATGTAGTCTTAAGAACGTCAGAATCTCTTAGAGATATTACAGAACAAACAGCTACAGCAGCTGATGAAGTAGCAAATACTATTGAAGAAATAGCAAAGAGTACTGAAGAACAAGCGAGGGATACAGAAAAAGGAGCAGTAGAAGTTAATACATTAGCAAAGAAAATAGAGCTTGTATCATCATCAGCTGATAGTATGAGTAAAATATCTAATAATGCAAATCAGTTGACGGATAAAGGACTACAGATTGTAAAAATATTAATAGAAAAAAATGAAGATAATAGGAGATCATCAGAGGAAGTAAATGAATTAGTATTAAGAGTAGATAAAAGTACAGAGGAAATAGGAGTTATTACAGATACAATTTCTGAGATAGCAGAACAAACTAATCTTCTTGCCTTAAATGCAGCAATAGAAGCTGCTAGAGCAGGAGAATATGGAGAAGGTTTTGCAGTTGTAGCTGAAGAAGTCAGAAAATTAGCTGAACAAGCTTCTAATGCAACAAATGAAATCAAAGAACTTATATCAGGAATACAAGCTCAATCATCAAATGCTGTGAAGTCTATGGAAAAAGCTAAAATAGTGGTTCAAGACCAAGACAAAGCAGTAAATGAAACAAAGGATATATTTACTCAAATATCCGATTCTGTAAAGATTCTTATAGAGAAAATGATAGAAGTAAAGAATTATAGCGATGATATGACAGAAAAGAAAAATGAAATAGTAGGAATAATCGAGAATCTTTCTGCTGCATCTGAACAGACTTCAGCAGCAACTCAACAAGTATCAGCATCAACTGAGGAACAACTGGCTACTATGGAAGAAGCAAAATCTTATTCAGAAGAACTTAATACACTAGCCAAAGAACTTGAAGATGCTATTAATAAGTTTAAAATTGAAGATGATAAAAAAGAATAA
- a CDS encoding zinc-ribbon domain-containing protein, with the protein MYKDKTIVCKDCGNEFIFTAGEQEFYAQKGFDNEPLRCKECRDKRKANRRRNNNSRNNRSRNFNR; encoded by the coding sequence ATGTATAAAGACAAAACTATAGTATGTAAAGACTGCGGTAATGAATTTATTTTTACAGCAGGCGAACAGGAGTTTTACGCTCAAAAAGGATTTGATAATGAACCACTAAGATGTAAAGAATGCAGAGATAAGAGAAAGGCAAATAGAAGAAGAAATAATAACTCAAGAAATAATCGTTCAAGAAATTTTAATAGATAG
- the zupT gene encoding zinc transporter ZupT, protein MNISGNNLLFAFGLTLFAGLSTGIGSALAFYTKQTNKKFLSAALGFSAGVMLYVSMIEIFPKARESLETVYGATKGYWITTIAFFAGIALIALIDKFVPSGENPHELRDVNDITEKEVNENDLLRMGLFSALAIAIHNFPEGLATFASALEDPTLGINIAVAIAIHNIPEGIAVSVPIYYATGDKNKAFKYSFLSGLSEPLGALLGYLILMRFFNDAMFGLIFAAVAGIMVYISLDELLPTAEKYGEHHIAIYGLISGMVIMVLSLLLFA, encoded by the coding sequence ATGAACATAAGTGGGAATAACTTACTATTTGCTTTTGGTCTTACATTATTTGCAGGGTTATCCACGGGGATAGGTAGTGCATTAGCTTTTTATACAAAACAAACAAATAAGAAGTTTTTATCAGCAGCTTTGGGATTTTCTGCAGGGGTAATGCTTTACGTTTCTATGATTGAAATTTTCCCAAAGGCAAGAGAATCACTAGAAACAGTTTATGGAGCTACAAAAGGATATTGGATTACTACAATTGCGTTTTTTGCAGGAATAGCTCTAATTGCATTAATCGATAAATTTGTACCAAGCGGTGAAAATCCCCATGAACTGCGTGATGTAAATGATATAACAGAGAAGGAAGTAAATGAAAATGATTTATTAAGAATGGGATTATTTTCTGCTTTAGCCATAGCTATTCATAATTTTCCTGAAGGATTAGCGACCTTTGCAAGTGCTTTAGAAGACCCAACTTTAGGAATAAATATAGCCGTAGCTATTGCAATACATAATATACCTGAAGGAATTGCAGTATCAGTTCCAATTTATTATGCGACAGGAGATAAAAACAAAGCATTTAAATATTCTTTTCTTTCAGGTCTTTCTGAGCCTTTAGGTGCGTTATTAGGATATTTAATTTTAATGAGATTTTTTAATGATGCTATGTTTGGTTTAATATTTGCAGCTGTTGCAGGGATTATGGTGTACATTTCTTTAGATGAATTATTGCCAACAGCTGAAAAATATGGAGAACATCATATTGCTATCTATGGACTTATTTCTGGTATGGTTATAATGGTACTCAGTTTACTTTTGTTTGCGTAA
- a CDS encoding Na+/H+ antiporter NhaC family protein: protein MASFSGSIVALALVLGQKILTFKEAIEAWIDGAKSLVIAIMVLVLAWGIGSVCKDLGTAKFLVGVLDGKVPAGIIPIAVFILGCIIAFSTGTSWGTTAILMPIAVPLVYQLSGGDTGNILFATIGAVFTGAVFGDHCSPISDTTIMSSMASASDHIDHVKTQIPYSVTCAIIAIMVGYIPAAILDINPLISIIIGYILAALVIKLYGKEVESPEFMKEIQENI, encoded by the coding sequence GTGGCATCATTTTCTGGCTCAATAGTAGCTTTAGCTCTAGTATTAGGACAAAAAATATTGACATTCAAAGAAGCTATAGAAGCTTGGATTGATGGAGCTAAGTCGTTAGTAATTGCAATTATGGTATTAGTATTAGCGTGGGGTATAGGAAGCGTATGTAAAGACCTAGGTACTGCAAAATTTTTAGTCGGTGTATTAGACGGAAAGGTTCCAGCAGGAATTATACCTATAGCAGTATTTATCCTTGGATGTATTATAGCATTTTCAACAGGAACCTCATGGGGTACAACCGCAATATTAATGCCAATAGCAGTACCACTAGTATATCAGTTAAGCGGTGGAGATACTGGAAATATATTATTTGCAACAATAGGTGCGGTATTTACTGGTGCTGTATTTGGTGACCACTGTTCACCGATATCAGATACTACTATAATGAGTTCAATGGCATCTGCTTCAGACCATATAGACCATGTAAAAACACAGATACCTTACTCTGTAACATGTGCTATTATAGCTATAATGGTTGGATATATACCAGCGGCTATATTAGATATAAATCCCTTAATATCGATAATTATTGGATATATTCTAGCAGCCCTTGTAATAAAATTATATGGGAAAGAAGTAGAATCACCGGAATTTATGAAAGAAATACAAGAGAATATATAA
- a CDS encoding Na+/H+ antiporter NhaC family protein, translating into MDNLLDHYGIWSLIPPLVAIILAFKTKQVLPSLFAAILVGATIIYNGNVFLGFSKTIERYIAGSIASEWNAGIIVFDIGLGGMIGIVAKSGGAKAIAEWLGRKAKSAKRAMVATWAMGLAIFFDDYSNTLLVGTTMRPLTDKRRISREKLSFLTDATAAPVASMALISTWIAYELGLLKDAFASIGLEANAYSMFIKSIPFRFYSLIMLGFVFMIAITGKDYGPMLKAERRARKTGKLVADGSMPLASKELTEMEIKEDIPLRAYNAIIPVLTVITMVIIGLYINGRSAVLAGDNVELIKALKENPFSIDVLRQVIGNANAAVAMMWHHFLAQ; encoded by the coding sequence ATGGATAATTTATTAGACCACTATGGGATTTGGTCATTAATACCACCTTTGGTAGCAATTATACTAGCTTTTAAAACTAAACAAGTACTGCCTTCCTTATTTGCTGCAATTTTAGTCGGAGCTACTATTATCTACAATGGAAACGTGTTCCTGGGTTTCTCAAAAACTATTGAAAGATATATAGCAGGTTCCATTGCTAGTGAATGGAATGCGGGAATCATAGTATTTGATATAGGACTAGGTGGTATGATTGGTATAGTTGCAAAATCAGGTGGTGCAAAGGCCATAGCCGAGTGGTTGGGGAGAAAAGCAAAATCTGCTAAAAGAGCAATGGTAGCAACTTGGGCTATGGGGCTTGCAATTTTCTTTGATGATTATTCTAATACTTTACTTGTTGGAACAACTATGAGGCCTTTGACAGATAAGCGTCGTATTTCTAGAGAAAAGCTTTCATTTTTAACTGATGCAACAGCTGCACCTGTTGCTAGTATGGCGTTGATATCTACGTGGATAGCTTATGAATTAGGGCTTTTAAAAGATGCTTTTGCATCTATTGGGCTTGAAGCTAATGCTTATTCAATGTTTATTAAATCAATACCTTTTAGATTTTATAGTTTAATTATGCTAGGGTTTGTTTTTATGATTGCAATCACAGGTAAAGATTATGGTCCAATGTTAAAGGCTGAAAGAAGAGCAAGGAAAACTGGCAAGTTAGTTGCTGATGGTTCGATGCCTTTAGCATCAAAAGAACTTACTGAAATGGAGATTAAAGAGGATATTCCATTAAGGGCTTACAATGCCATTATTCCAGTACTAACAGTTATAACTATGGTAATTATAGGGTTATATATAAATGGACGAAGTGCAGTATTAGCTGGGGATAACGTAGAACTTATAAAAGCTTTGAAAGAAAATCCATTTTCAATTGATGTGCTTCGCCAAGTTATTGGTAATGCTAATGCAGCTGTTGCAATGATGTGGCATCATTTTCTGGCTCAATAG